In Clostridium sporogenes, one genomic interval encodes:
- a CDS encoding VanW family protein yields MKSKKAKGVLTLIFLLMAILFGVFYYIYKEVTEFDSVIYPGVSIEGIDLTAKTKNEAKNIIETKYSKTIVKKNINITWNNKKYDLSYAKLNPTYDIQETINNAYNYGKDLNIFSQYKIIKSKSVQNYPLKFSYDKKAMDGFIDSIEKDINKEAENAKINVNKGSISIVEDKKGSKLEKDKLKKILYSKMDGKNLKDINEKAPVKTQEAKIKKKQLETVNSNISSYTTNYGSISSPQRANNIEISTKAIDGTLLMPGESFSFNNTVGPRTAERGYQGAPVIVGNKIESGLGGGICQVSGTLYNAMLKANINATERVCHTFPSTYVPIGMDATIDYGNIDYKFKNILKYPIYIEGITDGANVIFNIYSNSSLKNKTYNISSEIYETVTPKEQYIDDSNIPLGKTEIVQEAHTGYKVKVYKSTVENDSVVKKELLYTDFYKPVDKIIKRGTKK; encoded by the coding sequence GTGAAGAGTAAAAAAGCTAAAGGAGTATTAACTCTTATTTTCTTATTAATGGCAATTTTGTTTGGAGTATTTTATTATATTTATAAAGAAGTGACTGAATTTGATAGTGTTATTTATCCAGGGGTTTCTATAGAAGGCATAGACTTAACAGCGAAAACTAAAAATGAAGCTAAAAATATAATAGAAACTAAATACTCAAAAACTATAGTTAAGAAAAATATAAATATAACTTGGAATAATAAAAAATATGATTTATCCTATGCTAAATTGAATCCTACATATGATATACAAGAAACTATAAATAATGCTTATAATTATGGAAAAGACTTAAATATATTTAGTCAATATAAAATAATTAAGTCTAAAAGTGTACAAAACTATCCATTAAAGTTTTCTTATGATAAAAAAGCTATGGATGGATTTATAGATTCTATAGAAAAAGATATAAATAAAGAAGCTGAAAATGCTAAAATCAATGTAAATAAAGGTTCAATATCAATAGTTGAGGATAAAAAAGGATCTAAATTAGAAAAAGATAAGCTAAAGAAAATATTATATTCTAAGATGGATGGTAAAAATTTAAAAGATATAAATGAAAAGGCTCCCGTAAAGACACAGGAAGCTAAAATAAAAAAGAAACAATTAGAAACGGTAAATTCAAATATATCATCATATACTACTAATTATGGATCTATATCTTCACCACAAAGAGCAAACAACATAGAAATATCAACAAAGGCTATTGATGGAACTTTACTAATGCCTGGAGAAAGTTTTAGTTTTAATAATACTGTAGGACCAAGAACAGCAGAAAGAGGATATCAGGGAGCACCTGTTATTGTTGGGAACAAAATAGAATCAGGATTAGGTGGAGGTATCTGTCAAGTATCAGGTACATTATATAATGCTATGTTAAAGGCAAATATAAATGCCACAGAAAGAGTCTGTCATACATTTCCATCTACCTATGTTCCTATAGGAATGGATGCTACAATAGATTATGGTAATATAGACTATAAATTTAAAAACATATTGAAATATCCTATATATATAGAAGGAATAACAGATGGAGCAAATGTAATTTTTAATATATATTCTAATAGCTCTTTAAAAAACAAGACATATAATATAAGTTCTGAAATATATGAAACTGTAACTCCTAAAGAGCAATATATTGATGATTCCAATATTCCATTAGGCAAAACAGAAATAGTACAGGAAGCTCATACAGGATATAAGGTTAAAGTTTATAAAAGTACAGTAGAAAATGATAGTGTTGTAAAAAAAGAATTGTTATATACTGATTTTTATAAACCTGTGGATAAAATTATAAAAAGAGGAACTAAGAAATAA
- a CDS encoding M42 family metallopeptidase, translated as MDYHKKLILNYLKNILTIPSPTGFTNHITNYLKKELDTIGIQYKITNKGSIIVTLEGEDKSFERTLSAHMDTLGAMVKNINDNGTLSIVPLGGFMMNSIESENCSIHTLNDEVYSGTIQTIKPSVHIHGKEAYDLKRSPENMEVILDEKIFSKKDVENLNINIGDFISFDTRNIFTENGFIKSRHLDDKASLAILLYAIKYIHVNNLPLSCTTNFLFSNYEEVGHGASYILKNTKEFIAVDMGAPGENQNSSEYSVCICAKDSTGPYDLDFRKNLINICKTSNIPYKIDIYPSYGSDASAALKAGFDIKTALIGPGVYASHAYERTHMDSILATLDLIIKYCVS; from the coding sequence ATGGATTACCACAAAAAACTTATATTGAATTATTTAAAAAATATATTAACTATTCCAAGTCCAACAGGCTTTACTAATCATATAACAAATTATCTAAAAAAAGAATTAGATACTATTGGTATACAATATAAAATAACAAATAAAGGTTCCATAATAGTTACCTTAGAAGGAGAAGATAAAAGCTTTGAGCGAACCTTATCTGCTCATATGGATACCCTCGGTGCTATGGTTAAAAACATAAATGATAACGGAACATTATCCATAGTTCCATTAGGTGGATTTATGATGAATTCTATTGAAAGTGAAAATTGTAGTATCCACACACTAAATGATGAAGTTTATTCTGGAACAATACAAACTATAAAACCTTCCGTTCATATTCATGGTAAAGAAGCTTATGATTTAAAGCGTTCTCCTGAGAACATGGAAGTAATATTAGATGAAAAAATATTTTCCAAAAAGGATGTAGAAAATTTAAACATAAACATAGGAGATTTTATCTCCTTTGATACAAGAAATATATTTACTGAAAATGGTTTTATAAAAAGCAGACATTTAGATGATAAAGCATCTTTAGCCATTCTTCTTTATGCTATAAAATATATTCATGTAAATAATCTGCCATTATCTTGTACTACTAATTTCTTATTTAGTAACTATGAAGAAGTAGGTCATGGAGCTAGTTACATACTCAAAAATACAAAAGAATTTATTGCTGTAGATATGGGTGCCCCTGGAGAAAATCAAAACTCCTCTGAATATAGTGTATGCATATGTGCAAAAGATTCCACAGGTCCCTATGATTTAGATTTCAGGAAAAACTTAATTAATATATGTAAAACTAGCAATATCCCTTATAAAATAGATATATATCCTTCTTACGGATCTGATGCAAGTGCTGCTTTAAAAGCAGGTTTCGATATAAAAACTGCTTTAATAGGCCCTGGAGTATATGCCTCACATGCCTATGAAAGAACCCATATGGATTCAATACTAGCCACATTAGATCTAATAATAAAATACTGTGTATCTTAA
- a CDS encoding alpha/beta hydrolase — protein sequence MYHTANIKNTKTKKYKILFLIPILIILIAINAIGFYNGNLIYVRACIEPSSRNITNMYDTYKSTFDEGRFNTLKKENITINSKYGYTLKGTYMENPHKTKNSVVIVHGIRSSRWESMKYADLYLDKGFNVLIYDSRYHGSSGGSDVTYGYYEKYDLDQCIDWLERKNPGGIIGAHGESLGASTILLHSKMNLSKNRVKFYVADCPYSNLEELLKNKLNEELHINNKIITDSLLFYSGVCTLLKSKFLYSSVSPIDSIKTVQTPIMFIHGDKDIYIPKKMSEKMYKIKPGVKEIYIAPNAGHAQAYLYNKKEYRKNLYKFIDKYVKIN from the coding sequence ATGTATCACACAGCCAATATTAAAAATACCAAAACTAAAAAATATAAAATATTATTTTTAATACCTATATTAATAATTTTAATAGCCATTAATGCAATAGGGTTTTATAATGGTAATTTAATATATGTTAGGGCATGCATAGAACCTTCTAGTAGAAACATCACTAACATGTACGATACCTATAAATCAACTTTTGATGAAGGACGTTTCAATACATTGAAAAAAGAAAACATAACTATAAACTCTAAATATGGTTATACTCTAAAAGGAACTTATATGGAAAACCCCCATAAGACTAAAAATTCTGTAGTTATAGTTCATGGTATCCGCTCCTCTCGTTGGGAATCAATGAAGTATGCAGATTTATACTTAGATAAAGGTTTTAATGTTTTAATATACGATTCTAGATATCATGGTTCGAGTGGTGGTTCTGATGTAACCTATGGATATTATGAGAAATATGATTTGGACCAATGCATTGATTGGCTAGAAAGAAAAAATCCTGGTGGGATTATAGGTGCTCATGGAGAATCTTTAGGTGCATCCACAATATTACTTCACTCTAAAATGAATTTATCTAAAAATAGAGTAAAATTTTATGTAGCAGACTGTCCCTATTCTAATTTAGAAGAGCTTTTAAAAAATAAGTTAAATGAAGAACTACACATTAATAATAAAATCATTACTGATTCATTATTATTCTATTCTGGTGTTTGTACCCTTTTAAAATCAAAGTTTCTCTATAGCAGTGTTTCTCCTATAGATTCTATAAAAACTGTACAAACACCTATAATGTTTATACATGGTGATAAAGATATTTATATACCTAAAAAAATGAGTGAAAAAATGTATAAAATAAAACCAGGAGTAAAAGAAATATATATTGCTCCTAATGCAGGTCATGCTCAAGCCTATTTATATAACAAGAAAGAATACAGAAAAAATTTATATAAATTTATAGATAAATACGTAAAAATTAACTAA
- a CDS encoding competence/damage-inducible protein A, producing MKAEILCVGTELLLGDIVNTNAQYISKELANMGIEVYHHSVIGDNEDRLLKELERAFNYCDLVITTGGLGPTKDDLTKESIAKFFQENLILHQESLNQIEKRLLCFNKSMTESNKKQAYFPKNCTILENPNGTAPGFIIEKNSKIAIILPGPPYEMQPMFENKVIPYLGKLTNYTIKSKVLRITGIGESDVADLISDILENQTNPTVAPYAKQGETTLRITANADSEEKALSLISPVEEKIREILGDNIYGSGETSLEEVIANTLIKRNLTIATAESCTGGLLAGKLINFPGISSIFLEGAITYSNESKINRLNVKKETLEKYTAVSKEAALEMAEGIAKSSGTNIGISTTGVAGPGGGTYDKPIGLVYIGLYINGKTFVKELNYSGNRQFIRNITVTRALDFLRRSLE from the coding sequence ATGAAAGCAGAGATACTTTGTGTAGGAACAGAATTATTATTAGGTGACATTGTAAATACAAATGCCCAATATATATCTAAAGAATTAGCTAATATGGGTATAGAGGTCTATCATCACTCTGTAATTGGAGATAATGAAGATAGATTATTAAAAGAACTTGAAAGAGCCTTTAATTATTGCGATTTAGTTATAACTACTGGGGGTTTAGGACCTACCAAGGATGATCTAACTAAAGAATCCATAGCTAAATTTTTTCAGGAAAATTTAATACTACATCAAGAATCCTTAAATCAAATAGAAAAAAGACTATTATGTTTTAATAAATCTATGACAGAAAGTAATAAAAAACAAGCTTACTTTCCTAAAAATTGTACAATACTAGAAAATCCTAATGGGACCGCGCCAGGATTTATAATAGAAAAAAATAGTAAAATAGCTATAATACTGCCTGGTCCTCCTTATGAAATGCAACCTATGTTTGAAAACAAAGTAATACCTTATTTAGGTAAACTAACAAATTATACTATAAAATCTAAAGTTTTAAGAATAACAGGCATAGGAGAAAGTGATGTAGCAGATTTAATAAGTGATATTTTAGAAAATCAAACTAATCCTACAGTAGCTCCCTATGCCAAACAAGGAGAAACTACATTAAGAATTACCGCTAATGCAGATTCTGAAGAAAAAGCCCTAAGTTTAATAAGCCCTGTAGAAGAAAAAATAAGAGAAATACTAGGAGATAATATATATGGTTCTGGTGAAACTTCATTAGAAGAAGTTATTGCTAATACTCTTATAAAAAGAAACTTAACTATAGCTACAGCAGAATCTTGTACTGGTGGTTTACTAGCAGGAAAACTTATAAACTTTCCTGGTATATCATCTATATTTTTAGAAGGGGCTATAACTTATAGCAATGAATCTAAAATAAATAGATTAAATGTAAAAAAAGAAACTTTAGAAAAATATACAGCTGTAAGTAAAGAAGCGGCCCTAGAGATGGCTGAGGGTATAGCAAAATCTTCAGGTACAAATATAGGAATATCTACTACAGGGGTAGCAGGTCCTGGTGGTGGAACCTATGATAAACCTATAGGCTTAGTTTACATAGGTCTTTATATAAACGGAAAAACCTTTGTTAAAGAATTAAACTATTCTGGTAATAGACAGTTTATAAGAAATATAACTGTAACTAGAGCTCTAGACTTTTTAAGAAGAAGCTTAGAATAA
- a CDS encoding VanW family protein translates to MVKSRKDRRKKKLKPMKIALITLSVAILLTLSAFATYQYNNIKFYNNLIYPGVSVEGVDLSGKTKEEAKKIVQEKYWNKLLGKNINVKVKDKTYTLKYSDLKPTSNLDNVLRDAEAYGKNLIIFKRYSLIKNKTPKNYSINFKYDKKVVESLMNKIEKDMNISPIDASLALDGGGFGVISHKNGEKLDKDKLKKDLIPKINNDISSDITEKAVMKTVTPRITEDKLQGIGRMIGSYSSHYGSISSSQRANNIATSTSAINGKILMPGDVFSFNGVVGERTAEKGYQAAPVIVGEKIENGLGGGVCQVSSTLFNAVASSKLESVERSHHTKPVHYVPQGMDATVDYGNIDYKFRNNLQSPVYIEAYTSNGSVVFNLYSK, encoded by the coding sequence TTGGTTAAGTCAAGAAAAGATAGAAGAAAGAAAAAATTAAAACCAATGAAAATAGCATTAATTACCTTATCAGTTGCAATATTGCTAACGTTATCTGCTTTTGCAACATATCAATATAATAATATAAAATTTTATAATAATTTAATTTATCCAGGGGTTTCTGTAGAAGGTGTAGATTTATCCGGAAAAACTAAAGAGGAAGCAAAAAAGATTGTACAAGAAAAGTATTGGAATAAATTACTGGGTAAGAATATTAATGTAAAAGTTAAGGATAAGACTTATACATTAAAGTATTCTGACTTAAAACCTACAAGTAATTTAGACAATGTATTAAGAGATGCAGAAGCTTATGGGAAAAATTTAATAATCTTTAAAAGGTATAGTTTGATAAAAAATAAAACTCCTAAAAATTATTCTATAAATTTTAAATATGATAAGAAGGTAGTAGAATCATTAATGAACAAAATAGAAAAGGATATGAATATAAGTCCTATAGACGCATCCTTAGCTTTAGATGGAGGTGGCTTTGGTGTTATATCTCATAAAAATGGAGAAAAATTAGATAAAGATAAATTAAAGAAAGATCTGATTCCTAAAATAAATAATGATATATCTAGTGATATAACAGAAAAAGCTGTAATGAAAACAGTGACGCCTAGAATTACAGAAGACAAGCTACAAGGGATAGGTAGAATGATAGGATCTTATTCAAGTCATTATGGATCTATATCTTCATCTCAAAGAGCAAACAATATAGCTACATCTACAAGTGCTATAAATGGTAAAATATTAATGCCAGGAGATGTGTTTAGTTTTAATGGAGTTGTAGGTGAAAGAACAGCAGAAAAGGGGTATCAAGCAGCACCGGTTATAGTAGGTGAAAAAATAGAAAATGGATTAGGTGGAGGAGTATGTCAAGTTTCTTCAACTTTATTCAATGCTGTAGCAAGCTCTAAATTAGAATCTGTAGAAAGATCTCACCATACCAAACCAGTGCATTATGTACCACAAGGTATGGATGCCACTGTAGATTATGGCAATATAGATTATAAATTTAGAAATAATTTACAAAGCCCCGTTTATATAGAGGCTTATACAAGCAATGGTAGTGTAGTATTTAATCTTTATTCAAAATAA